The genome window GTTTTTTGTTGGTCTATGTTTGACATAAACGGGTCGGGTCAAATAGAATACATTTTCACTCGACGGTATAAATCCGAATTATAGTACGTTTTGACTCCGCTAAGTTTTAATACAAAGGTAAGGATGGTATAGCAGTTAGATGGAACACTCACTAAACGAACCAACTCAGGTTCGATTCTGTTTATTTTGTAACCACGGTGTTTTAGATCGGATACATCGAAACACAGGTTTttatatggttaacgcatcataTAACATGCCGCCAAATATAAACAACTAAGGCttcgccgccgcaacgcgcggcatgGTAACAATCTAGTATAATCTTAAATTAAAAGGTCGGTGACCACTTTTCTCATTTTGATAAAATTCACTCCAACTTTTCTAAATTGACAAAAGTCATCCTTTAAATTTCTAACTTGATAAAAACCACCTTTCTACCTTACAAAAATGACCCTTCTACTTTTTAACTTTTCATAAAAAACTCTTATACTTTCTAACTTCTTATTTACCCTCAAACTTTTGATACGTAAACCATTCTACCCCCAAACTTTGCTATAATATCAAAGATAACCCTCTAACTTTGTAAATATTACTTTGACCCCATCAAATTTCCAAAGTTTCGAACTAACCCTAAAACTAATTTCTACGTTTTTATTTCTATGggcgtgtcggtataaattcgagttcgtCTACGCTTTAACGTAACTTTTGTTAGAAAACGAGTCAGGTAAATTATAAAATGTTTTCTATGTTCGTTTTGAGTTGGACTACGTTTTCTGTCACTTTTATTTGAAAACACATCAGGTCAAATTTAGAACATTTTGATTTGACTGTATAAATTTGAGTTATcatacgttttgacgtaaatttagTTCGAAACGAGTTTGATCGATTGTAGTCTATACATTATCATTTCGCGTACaatgccgccgcaacgcgcggcaggtaaagaaaactagtttttttttgttttcaaagtaggttttataaaaatgaaaaaaaaagaaaaaaagaaaaaagaaagaaagatagGTTTATAATTATTGAATGAATTTGAGTCATCCAATGAGATTGGGAGTgataaaaaattaaattttcacaaaacactattttagtaAATACTTTTTTTACaacaccattttggtaaatatttttccaCCAACActcttttttataaaaaaaactcaaTATTCATTGATATCTTGTAAAAAATACATatacaaaaatattaaaaaaaattaaggtCGGTGCAAAGCCAAGCAACCATGCAGCTGAATCAGCACTTTTAGAAAACAACAAAATAGGGAAAACATCAAAGGGTCTAGTAACTTCTTCCTTCTTCATGACGACTGCATTCAAATATTTTACGTATTCTCACCACACCATCACCTGCTTCATCTTCTTTCTTTCCTTAGCCCACAAGTTTCACATCACTTATTTATTGTGGGTCCTCCATCACATCATTTAACTCATCAccttttaatttctttttgtcgAGCAAAAGGACCATTATGGACCACGGGGGGTCCGGACCCTGTGCTTGTAGTTTACAAGACCCATTAGTCGTATGTGGCTCTGATATCATGTTGATGATATTGAGCCGGCTCGACGCACGCAGCTTGGCTTCCACACTTGGTGTTTCTCGTAGATGGCGTTCAGTTGCTTCCAGTGATATCATTTGGTCTAAAAAGGTATGCACGACCACGATTATTATTTTGTTATGATGATTAtgcctctttttttttttttttttttttttcacttgatCATATCGAACTCTTCCTTTTTAGTTGTGTACAACATTTGATGGCTTGATTATGAAGATGCAAATGAAGGATTGATTACTAATATCTAATTTGAATTTTTAACTATAAAGGCGTGACTGACATGTGAACTTAGATATCACAAATAACACAACATGGCTTTGgacaaagttaaaaaaaaatcaactaatTAAAATTGACGCCTCCTCAACTATATTAGATGGTTTTCTTAATTTTCTATATAAAGAATAATgagtatatatttttttataattaatatatgatTGAGACCATCTGCAACAACGAAAGGTCTGTAACGCCTATGTGGTTCTCATAGACAAAGGCCTCTCGTTAAATATATGGTGGGTTCTTGGTTTCTAGGGTATAAAGTTTGTTGTTTTGGACTTCCCAACATaaggtatttttttttattttttccctcttaatttttataatttttttaatttgtatttATAAAACTAACAAAACGTttgtaaataatatatatatatatagatagaggGAGAGGGAGGTGTTTTATAGGAAGAAAACTCTTTTTTTAAGTTGAAAAAACTCAAGAAAATTctatgtaatatttttatttttctaaaaaaacagggatatatatatatagatagagagagagagagaggtgaagTATAGGAAGAAAACTCTTTTTTTAAGTTGAAAAAACTCAAGAAAACTCTATgtaatatttttaatttttctaaaaaaaacagGGAAGGtaaaatacatatatttgaatatttttataaaaaaatgtaaaaagtgCCTAGTTATTTTTTTAATGTTCAAAAtctgtatgttacatttttttggatatgtatattatataacatagaatttttaacatttaaaaaaaaactacccggtgctttttgttttttttttttacaaaaatgttcAAATGTATGTTACATtccctattttttataaaaaatgttacGTAAGATTTTTACAAGGGATTcttgaagtttttttttaaactcaagtgggttttcattTTATCTTTCTCCTATACATATATCTTCGGATTGAATAATTTAGACAAGCCAGCCCAAAACCAATCAACCTACCAACAACCCTAAAAGAGTTCTAATGTTTAGATTATTGTCTTTCTATTGATTATTTTTTCCCcttaattatataatatttacATTATTATTCAatatttaaatattattaataatatattttgttcttagttatactatatttatttatacaatattaaatactaaattagttattaaaataaattaaccGTTTATGAGGATTAAATAATGAAAACGTGGAAATGTAATGAGGTTTGTGTGATGAAATGGATTGCTTCAGAAAAGCCTATTGGACCAGACAGGTTCTTGAAAGTTTTTTAGTTTTAGATGTTTCAACTCTCCTGATGAAAGTTCAAAGGTCCATATAGCTTCTTATTGTATGACACAAGAAAAATTGAATGTTGCAGGAGTTGTAACATAATTTGTTGTTTGAATCATGTTAAAACATCATCTGTAGAAAATAATGCATAAAAAACATATTTCTATGTGTTTTTGTTGCTGATAGTGTGAAGAACTATGGGCCGGAAAAGCTCATCTACCCCGCTTTCTTGAAACTGAGGGATTGTCACGGTTGTCTGCTTATTCGTTGTCCATTCAAGATGGCAAACGGGTAACTGTTTAAAGTTATTTCTTAATCGTGTTAAGAGATATCTAAAGCTTTTTCTTCATCAGAACCGGATCATGAAGGAAGATCTTTGGGATCATGCTTGGGAGTTTCACTTCAGAGAGGCATGCAATTAGGTTTTCTAGTATTTAttctcaaacgggtcaaacaaaaaATAGATAAAAGGGGGGTTCGTGTTAAATGGGTCGAACAGGTTAAAAGTCGCCAAATCTGGTTTTAATACATGTTATTGTAGCAGATAAGCGTCTTCTGGTAATTCAAATCCGTCATGACCTGACCtggcttgttttaacccgtactAAATTTGTGTTGACTGTGTTGACCTGTAACCCGACCCGCTCATCTTGCCAACTTTAATCTCGACTCGCCAATATCGTTCTCCCACGTGATCATGTCAATGtttaagtttaatttttattttttaatttaattgcAGGATGCCCCAGAATACTGGCGCAATTTGGACCCATATTGGACAGGGGCAGAAGATGCGCCAATGCACCGCTACTTCCATCCAGATGGCAGCCAAACGGCAGATTCTAGCGACCAGGTTTGGGGCGGCCACGAGTCCTGTTACTCCATTGTCACTAGTTTCTTAGCAGATGGAACAATCAGAGAACACTATGTGAGAATTAACCGTTGGCCGAAATTGCGCATATCTAGAAGAGAGGATTGGGGGTGGGAAATGTCGAACCGCCTCTATTGCTACTCGAGTGTTCCTGATGCGCATATGAAAGGCGGAACCGGTCCCTGTCTTCCAATCCTTTGATTTGggtttccggtttttgtactagTAATGTTGTGTTAGAATTTTATCTGTTTTTTAGTATGTTCTTTTGGTTTATGAAAGCAGAATTTAATTGTTTGAAGGTGGGACTGACCTATTTTCCGGTTctaaaattaatattatataCAGATATTTTAACTTCTCGGATTGTATTTAATTGTTACGGACATCTTCCGTCAccgtctcaaaggttggttcgaaacCCTACCGACATCTTCAGTCACGATCTCAGaagttggttcgacacaccaacatgTGGCACCCAACCCTGATGACATCAGAAAAAGGTAGACCATACTACCAGATCAAAACcctaggctgagaatttcgcatcagaggAAAATTGCTCACCGGTACGTAAGAGACGTCACACGACTCTACTGGATCCCCAGTTTGATTTTCTAGAAGCAGGAGacatctacatggcctagaatcttctccaaactacgaactaccttctagacacaatagtccagtactcctcccacatgcaacttgcataagggagcaacactagactggggggac of Helianthus annuus cultivar XRQ/B chromosome 1, HanXRQr2.0-SUNRISE, whole genome shotgun sequence contains these proteins:
- the LOC110939735 gene encoding uncharacterized protein LOC110939735; this encodes MDHGGSGPCACSLQDPLVVCGSDIMLMILSRLDARSLASTLGVSRRWRSVASSDIIWSKKDAPEYWRNLDPYWTGAEDAPMHRYFHPDGSQTADSSDQVWGGHESCYSIVTSFLADGTIREHYVRINRWPKLRISRREDWGWEMSNRLYCYSSVPDAHMKGGTGPCLPIL